In the Aromatoleum bremense genome, one interval contains:
- a CDS encoding putative bifunctional diguanylate cyclase/phosphodiesterase has protein sequence MKREGEPAKPSRPHSAEVERAIRAHRTLSAGNRTLLRASDERELLEEMCRVIVEVGGYRVASVGYAEHGEEKGIHVMACVGMDLAVLQALPLTWAEADTEMGQWAISAAIRTARPSIGRHLLTEPTYASIREYAKRAGYAATSAFPLRVGDEVIGALCILASEPDAFDEAEADLLGELADDLAYGIANLRMRAKHAEAEKTIARMAFYDGLTSLPNRVALCERLGDTLHDAKPQHRPLALLVVKMGQFHEINETLGYKETDRFLQMVSARVLPLVREPQMVARVGEDEFAVLLPDANAEHATRFAHQLLEVLREPIDLLEFAVDPWASIGIALFPGHGAEPAALLRRASAAAGQAKHSAAGYTLYSGNPDKEFSRRLALMGELRGAIAKNELRLYCQPKVDFESRHICGAEALVRWQHPRLGMLSTGEFIKLAEHGGLITPLTHWVLEAAFRQSYAWDEAGIRLPLSVNLSAHDLRDPRLIDRIRGLFATWGIRPELIQFELTESVLMQDPEGAVDMLTRLKALGVQLFVDDFGTGYSSLAYLQKLPVDSLKIDQSFVSDMLANEDSAIIVQSTIDLGHNLGLEVVAEGVETEAVWQRLASLGCDTAQGYFISKPIPADAFGEWEQQSAWHPQG, from the coding sequence ATGAAGCGAGAGGGAGAACCCGCAAAACCGAGCCGCCCGCATTCGGCTGAAGTCGAGCGTGCGATCCGGGCGCATCGCACGCTGAGCGCCGGCAACCGCACGCTGCTGCGCGCTTCCGACGAGCGGGAGCTGCTCGAGGAGATGTGTCGGGTGATCGTCGAGGTCGGCGGCTACCGCGTCGCGTCCGTCGGCTACGCCGAACACGGCGAAGAGAAAGGCATCCACGTAATGGCCTGCGTGGGGATGGATCTCGCAGTGCTTCAGGCGCTGCCGCTGACGTGGGCCGAGGCCGACACCGAAATGGGCCAGTGGGCGATCTCGGCCGCGATCCGTACCGCCAGGCCGTCGATCGGGCGGCACCTTCTGACCGAACCGACCTACGCCTCGATCCGGGAATACGCGAAGCGGGCCGGCTACGCCGCAACGAGCGCGTTTCCGCTGCGCGTCGGCGACGAAGTCATCGGCGCGCTGTGCATCCTCGCGAGCGAGCCGGACGCGTTCGACGAAGCCGAAGCCGATCTCCTCGGCGAGCTCGCCGACGACCTCGCCTACGGCATCGCGAACCTGCGCATGCGGGCGAAGCACGCGGAGGCCGAGAAGACGATCGCGCGGATGGCCTTCTACGACGGGCTCACGAGCCTCCCCAATCGCGTGGCGTTGTGCGAGCGGCTCGGCGACACGCTGCACGACGCCAAGCCGCAGCACCGCCCGCTCGCGCTGCTGGTCGTCAAGATGGGCCAGTTCCATGAGATCAACGAGACGCTCGGCTACAAGGAAACCGACCGGTTCCTGCAGATGGTTTCCGCGCGTGTGCTCCCGCTGGTTCGCGAGCCGCAGATGGTGGCCCGGGTCGGCGAGGACGAATTCGCCGTCCTGCTGCCCGACGCCAACGCCGAGCACGCGACGCGCTTCGCGCACCAACTGCTCGAGGTGCTGCGCGAGCCCATCGACTTGCTCGAATTCGCGGTCGATCCGTGGGCCAGCATCGGCATCGCGCTCTTTCCCGGCCACGGTGCCGAGCCGGCGGCCCTGCTGCGCCGCGCGAGCGCCGCGGCCGGCCAGGCGAAGCATTCGGCGGCGGGCTACACGCTCTATTCGGGCAACCCGGACAAGGAGTTCTCGCGCCGCCTCGCGCTGATGGGCGAGCTGCGCGGCGCGATCGCGAAGAACGAGCTGCGTCTGTACTGCCAGCCGAAGGTCGATTTCGAATCGCGCCACATCTGCGGCGCCGAGGCGCTGGTGCGCTGGCAGCATCCGCGCCTCGGCATGCTGTCGACCGGCGAGTTCATCAAGCTCGCCGAGCACGGCGGCCTGATCACCCCCCTCACCCATTGGGTGCTCGAAGCCGCCTTCCGGCAAAGCTACGCGTGGGACGAAGCCGGCATCCGGCTGCCGCTCTCCGTGAACCTGTCCGCGCACGACCTGCGCGACCCGCGGCTCATCGACCGCATCAGGGGCCTGTTCGCGACCTGGGGCATCCGGCCCGAGCTGATCCAGTTCGAGCTCACCGAAAGCGTGCTGATGCAGGATCCCGAAGGCGCGGTCGACATGTTGACGCGCTTGAAGGCGCTGGGCGTGCAGCTCTTTGTCGACGACTTCGGCACCGGCTATTCGAGCCTCGCGTACCTGCAGAAGCTGCCGGTCGATTCCCTCAAGATCGACCAGTCATTCGTCTCGGACATGCTCGCGAACGAGGACTCCGCGATCATCGTGCAATCGACCATCGACCTCGGCCACAACCTCGGCCTCGAGGTTGTCGCCGAGGGCGTCGAGACCGAAGCGGTCTGGCAGCGCCTCGCTTCCCTCGGCTGCGACACTGCGCAGGGCTACTTCATCAGCAAGCCGATCCCGGCGGACGCGTTCGGCGAATGGGAACAGCAATCGGCGTGGCATCCGCAGGGTTGA
- a CDS encoding type II toxin-antitoxin system Phd/YefM family antitoxin has protein sequence MRYSSQVKPISYLKANAAEVLALLAEQREPLIITQNGEAKAVLQDVASFEETQETLALLKILALGNQEVMAGKVKPVADVVARLRAQRTAG, from the coding sequence ATGCGCTACTCGTCGCAAGTCAAGCCGATCAGCTATCTGAAGGCCAACGCCGCCGAGGTCCTCGCATTGCTCGCCGAGCAACGCGAGCCCTTGATCATCACGCAGAACGGCGAAGCCAAGGCGGTCCTGCAGGACGTCGCCTCATTCGAGGAAACCCAGGAAACCCTCGCACTGCTGAAGATTCTGGCGCTCGGCAATCAGGAGGTAATGGCCGGCAAAGTAAAACCGGTCGCCGACGTGGTGGCTCGCCTGCGGGCCCAGAGAACCGCCGGGTAA
- a CDS encoding type II toxin-antitoxin system RelE/ParE family toxin — translation MCPAGAAYEVLLTEGAESDLESIYDYIADFDCLENANYVLDRLMEVVESLSSFPERGSYPKELNALGIREYRQVFFKPYRVIYRVIETRVVIYLVADGRRDMQSLLARRLLGA, via the coding sequence ATGTGCCCTGCCGGCGCCGCCTACGAGGTCCTGCTCACCGAAGGGGCCGAGAGCGACCTCGAATCCATCTACGACTACATCGCCGACTTCGATTGCCTCGAGAACGCGAACTACGTCCTGGACCGCCTGATGGAGGTTGTCGAGAGTCTTTCGAGCTTCCCCGAGCGCGGCAGCTACCCGAAAGAATTGAATGCGCTGGGCATCAGGGAATATCGACAGGTCTTCTTCAAGCCCTATCGGGTGATTTATCGCGTGATCGAAACGCGCGTCGTCATTTACCTGGTCGCCGACGGCCGCCGCGACATGCAATCGCTGCTCGCGCGAAGGCTGCTCGGCGCGTAG